From Pseudobythopirellula maris:
GGCGGCGGGGGGGGCTGTCGCGTTCGATCAGCACGCCGTCGATCCGGTAGCGAATCCGCACCCGGTCTTCGAACGGCTCGACATGGATGTCCGAGGCCCGCAGCTGCACCGCCTCGGCGATCATCAGCTGCACGAGCTTCACGACCGGGGCGCTGGTCTCGTCGACCTCTTCGTCGGCGTCGTCGTCGTCGCTCTCGGTCTCGGTAAAGTCGATCGCCGTATCGGTGAACTCCTGCAGCATCGAGTCGGCCGACTCGTCGCCCATCTGGCCGTAGTTGCGGTTAATCGCTTCGAGGATGTGCTCGCGGGTGGCCAGCACGATGTCGATCTTGCGGTTCAGGATGAACTGCAGCTTCTCGATCGTCTCGAAGTCGTCGGGGTCGGAGACACAAACCCGCAGGCCTCCCTCGTCGGCGTCGATCGGGATCACCGCGTTCTCACGGGCGACCGACTCGGGCACGAGCTCCACCACCGAGGGGGGGATCGGCACGTCGCGGAGGTCGACGAAGTCAAACCCGTTCAGGTCGGCCAAGGCCTGCATCACCTGCTCGGCCGAGGCGTAGCCCAAGTCGACGACGGTCTGCTCTGGCTTGAGCTTGCGGCTCTTGGCGACGGTCATCGCCTCGTCCCACTGGCCGGGGCCGACCACGCCCTTCTTGATGAGGAAGTTGCCCAGTTTGCTTTTCATGGCGCGTCTGTTCCGGAGCTTGGGCGTCGATCGAAGGGCGACCGGCGAGGAGGTGCGAGGCCAAGGGCGGCTTAGAACCGCCGCTCGAACGCCGCTTGGCGGCGGCGCTAACTCGCTATCCTGCCTAGACTAATGGCGCGGCGCAGGGGTGTCAAACTCGCGGTCCTAAGGCGCCGATTGCGCCGGTTGCGACGCCTCGCTCTCCTGCGGCTGGTACTGTCGCTCACTCGGTGAGTGATTGTCGACGGGTCGATGACCCGTTTGGCGAACCGATTCGCGCAGCCCGCGGGCCGTCTCACGCAACCTGTCGGCTTGCTCGTAGAGTTGCCGTCGCTCGAGCGTGTGGGCGAGCCGATCGAGCTCAAACGCCGTTTGCTGCACCAGCTGCACCGGGTTTTGCGACGCCTCGTACCCGGGTTGCTGGGCCGGGTAGTCCTGCTGGGCGGCGTTCGGGTAGGCCTGGGAATGCGATGCTGCCGTGGGCCACTGGGGCCATCCACTGTGCCGGCCCGCGCCAGGGGGTTGGGCCATCGGCTGCTGCATTGTCGGCACGTGTTGGGCATTCCCCCAATGAGGTTGGCCGTTGAGCGCCGCACGGTCCTCGGCGTGACGCCGGAGCGCGTCGCGAAACTCGTCGCTGCTGGCCTGCAAGGCGGACCTTCCCCCCTCCACCAACCGGTTGCGCATGTCGGTGATTGTGTTCTGAAGCTGCCCGATCTCCTGCTCCGTCGGCGGCGTCTCGTCTTGCGCCGAGGCGACGGACGCCGGCACAATCGGCAAGAAACACAACGCCGCTACACTCCGCAATACCGCGACCGCCATGGCTCCGCCCTCCCGAGGTGTGTGGTTGGGGATACCCCCCTCGTGGCGCATCGTACCGCTCCCGCAACGCCGAGGGCAACGTCTTTGCGGGCGAACCTCAGCCCCATAGGGCGTGTCGCCTAGGACGGCGCGGGAAGAGGGGGTTTGTGCTTCAAGCCCGCCACTCAGCTACACTTGTCCGGCGGCGGCGTTGCACGTTTTCCTCGCCCCGCCACCTCCTTGGCGACTCGCACCTTCGAACACGCGCTTCTTTATGACGCTCCTAAGCACGATCAAGCATCTCACCCTCTTGCCGCTTTTCGCTAGCTTGCTCGCCACGAGCGCCGCGGCGTACGAGGAGCAATGCGTTTGTCACTTCTGTCAGCTGGCCGCCCAAAGCGCTTCGCAATCGCAAGCCGACGAAGAAGAGCCGTCGCCCGCGCCGCGGCGGTACGCTCCCGATCGGCTGGTCGACGTGCTGCGTATCCGTATCGACGTGACGCCCGATTTCCGCGAGCGGACACTCGCGGCTAAGACGACCATCGAGTTCGCCCCGATCGCCAAACCGCTCGGCGTGCTCCGCCTCGACGCGGTCGATCTCAGCGTGGAGAGCCTCACCGCCGAGGGCGCCGAGGTCGAGACCTACGCCAACGACGACCGTGAGATCACGATCGTGTTCGCCGAGCCGGTCGCCGTGGGGCAGCGGGCGTCGGTCACGATCGCCTACACGGCCGAGCCGAAGCGCGGCTTCTACTTCCGCACGCCGGAGCTTGGCTACCCGGCCGAGGACGAGCACGTTTGGACCCAAGGCCAAACGCACGAGGCGCGGCACTGGTTCCCGTGCCTCGATTACCCGAACGAGCGGTCGGCCACCGAGGTGATCTGCCGCGTGCCTCCCAGCATGACGGTCGTGTCGAACGGCCGACTGGCGGGCGAGGGGATCGACGGCGCCACGGGCCTCAAGGCGGTCCACTGGGTTCAGGAGAAGCCACACGCGGCGTACCTCGTCTGCCTGGCGGCGGGGCGTTTCGAGAAACTCGAGAAGACGGCGGGCGACGTGCCGCTGGCGTTCTACACCCAGCCGTCGCTGGTGGAGCACGCCGCCAATTCGTTTGAGGACAGCGACAAGATCATCTCGTTCTTCGAGCGTGAGATCGGCGTCGACTACCCGTGGGACAAGTACGACCAGGTGACGATCCGCGACTTCAACTCGGGCGGCATGGAGAACACGTCGATCACGACGCTCACCCACCGCACGATCTTCACGGCGGCAACGGAGAACATCTACACGAGCCGCCGGCTCGACGCCCACGAGGCGGCGCACCAATGGTTTGGCGACTACGTCACGTGCCGCGACTGGAGCCACCTGTGGCTCAACGAGGGTTTTGCGACCTACTACGCCCACCTCTACGAGGGCGAGAAGTACGGCCGCGACGCGTTGCACTACGGGTTGCTGCGCGACGCCGACCGCAGCATCTTCCCCCAGTCGTCCGACACCCGACCGATCGTCACGCGCGAGTACGAGAACGCCTGGGACCAGTTCGACTTCCGCAACTACCCCAAGGCGAGCTGGGTGTTGCACATGCTGCGTTCACGGCTCGGTGAAAAGACGTACCGCGCGGCGATCAAGAACTACCTCGAGCGCTACGCGCTCACCAGCGTGGTGACCGAAGACCTGGTCCGCGAACTCGAGTCCGCCTCGGGCCTTGCGCTCGGGCGGTTCTTCGACCAGTGGGTGTACCACGGCGGGCACCCCGTGCTGAGAGTGAAATACAAATGGCTCGCCAAGGAGAAGCTCGCCCATGTGACCGTCGAGCAGAAGCAAACCACGGGCGACGCCGTGCTGCTGTTCCGCCTGCCGACCAAGCTGCGGTTCGTCGTCCAGGGCGACCCGGTCGGCCGCGTGGTGGACCACGACATCGTCATCAAGGACGCGAAACACGATTTCTATGTCGCGTTGCCAAAGGAGCCGGCCGTCGTGCGGTTCGACCCGGAGTTCACGCTGCTGGCGGACGTGACGTTCGACAAGCCCCAGAAGCTCCGCGAGCGGCAGCTCACGCAGGAGACCGACGCGATCGGCCGGGTGCTCGCCGCCAAGCGGCTCGGGGGCAAGGACAACCGCAAGGCGGTCGCCGCGCTGAAGAGGGCGCTCGGCGAGGACCCGTTCTACGGGGTCCGCATCGCGGCGGCCGAGTCGCTGGCCGAAACCGACACGGACGCGGCTTTCGAGGCGCTCGTCGCTTCGCGACGCCAGGGCGACGCGCGGGTGCGTCTGGCCGTGGTCGAATCGATCGCCCGCTGCTACCGCGCCGAGGCGGTTGACCGGCTCATCGAAACGGTAAAGACCGAGCCGAACCCGCTCATCGTGGCCGCCGCGGTGCGTGGCCTGGGGCAGTACACCGGCGCGAAGGCGAAGGGGGCCGTCGCCGACGCCTTGCGACGCGAGTCGTTCTTCAACGAGATCGCCGCCGCGGCGATCACCGCGATGGGCCAGCAGTCCAACGAAGAGACCGCCGACGCGATGTTCGCCACGCTCCGCGAGCGTGAGAAGGAATTCTCCGAGCGACAGATGCGAGACTTGGCCGTGGCGCTCGCCCAGGTTTGGAAAGATCGCGACGACCGTTCGCAGGTGCGGCTCTACCTGGAGACAATGCTCAGGCACGTGAGCCAGGCGCGTCGCCGCGCGGCGGCGGCGGCGCTCGGCGAGCTGGGCGACCCGGCTTCGCTGCCGGTGCTGGAGCGGTTGGCCCGCGCCGAAGACGACCGCCTGGCGGCGACGGCCGCGGCCTCGGTCAAGCAACTCACCGAAAAGACGCCCGCCGTCCCCAAGGAGGTGCAGCGACTCAGAGAAAGCCTCCGCGAACTGAGCGACGACCAGGCCGAGCTCAGCGAGAAGCTAGAACAGCTCGAATCCAAGAGCGAAGCGGGTTAACCCAGGCGAGCCGGCGGGCGTAAGCCCCCGGAGGAAACCGGCGCCCGGCGCGCCCCCACCCCGATCCTTCCCCACCGGGGGAGGGAGTTTAGGCCGCCCGCCGTTGCGGCGCCGAGACGCCCGTGTAGCCGAGCCACCAGTCGACGAATCGAGCCACGCCGTCATCGAGCAGCGTCTTCGGCTCGAAGCCGAGTTCGCGCCGCGCTTTGCTGATGTCGGCGTAAGTGTAAGGCACGTCGCCCGCCTGCATCGGCAGCAAGTTGCGCTTGGCCGGTTTGCCGAGCGCCTTCTCGATCGCCGACACCAGGTCGCCGAGCGGCATCGGGTCGCCGTTGCCGAGGTTGTACTCGCGGAAGCCGGGTCCCTGGGAGCCGACGCCGTCGACCAGCTTCTCCAGGCCGTCGACGATGTCGTCGATGTACGTGAAGTCGCGGTGCATCTTGCCGGCGTTGAACAGCGGGATCGGCTCGCCCGCGTGAATCGCCTGGGTGAACTTCAGCAGCGCCATGTCGGGCCGGCCCCACGGGCCGTACACGGTGAAGAACCGCGTGGCGGCGACGTCCAAGCCGAACAGGTCGGCGTAGCTGTGGGCCATCAGCTCGCCCGCCATCTTCGTGGCGGCGTAAAAGCTCGCCGGCCGGGTGACGCAGTCCGTCTCGGCGAACGGCTCGCCGGCGCCCGCGCCGATCGTGTCGCGTGACCCGTAAACCGAACTCGACGAGGCGTAGACCACCCGCTCCGGCTGGCCGTGGCGGCAGCCTTGCAGCACGTTGAGCCACGCCGTCAGGTTGCTGTCGGCGTAGGCGTGCGGCTCGTCGATCGAGTAGCGCACCCCGGCCTGCGCCGCGAGGTGGACGACCGTGTCGTAGTTGCCGCCGCATCCCTTGGCTGGATCGAACAGCTCGGCCGTGGCGTGCGGGTCGGCGAGCTCGCTGCGCTCAAAGCGAAACGCCGGGTAAGCGGCGAGCCGCTCGAGCCGGGCGTGCTTGAGGGCCGGGTCGTAGTAGTCGTTGATGTTGTCGGCGCCAACAACCTCGTCGCCGCGGCTGAGCAGACGCTCGGACAGGGCGGCGCCAATGAATCCGGCCGCGCCGGTGATGAGATGCTTCATGATTCTTGCCGCACGCCTGACTTGGGTATCTAGCTCGCCGGCCTGATAGCACTCGATCGGGCCGGAGGAATGCGGTTTGTATCGGCCCCGCTGGATTGAGGCAGCAGCAAAAACAGATCGGGCCGCAACGCCGCGCCACAATAGGCGGTTGTGCGAAGCTGGGCGCGTGCTAGCACGCGGTAAAGTAGCCTACGGACGACCCGCCGCGGCGGATGGGTCGTCGGCTACCGCCCTTCGCGTGGGGCGACGCGAAACAGCGTTGTCGTGATCGCCCGCTTGCCGCTATCCTGCCGCGCCGTCTGTCAGACACCGCCCCTCCCCAACGCCCTAGGGTTGCTCACGTGCACGTCTCCGTCGTCGTCCCGATTTACAACGAGCGCGACAACGTCGAGCCGCTCTGCGACGCGCTGCGCAACTCGCTCGGCCCCAGCGCGCACGACTACGAGCTGATCCTCGTGGACGACGGCTCGACGGACGGCACGCGCGAGCGGCTCCGTGGGCTCGCCGCCGAACGCGAAGAAGTCCGGCTCGTCGAGCTGCGCCGCAACTACGGCCAGACCGCTGCGATGAGCGCGGGGCTCGAGTTCGCCTGCCGCCCCGGCTTGCCCGAGGGCGCCGTCGTGACGATCGACGGCGACCTGCAGAACGATCCGGCCGACATCCCGCTGGTGGTCGACAAGCTCGCGGAAGGTTACGGCATGGTCCACGGCTGGCGCCGCAACCGGCAAGACAAGTGGCTCAGCCGCAAGCTGCCGTCGCTGCTGGCGAACCGCTTGATCTCGTGGTCCACGGGCTTCAAGTGCCGCGACCTGGGTTGCACACTCAAGGCGATCCGCCGCGACATCGCCGCCGACCTGCGTCTCTACGGCGAGATGCACCGCTTCATCCCGATCATGGTCCACTGGCACGGCGCCCGCTGCACCGAGATACCCACCCACCATCACCCGCGTTTGCACGGCGAATCGAAGTACGGCATCGGCCGCACGTTCGGCGTGCTGATGGACCTCGTGACGATCGTCTATCTCACGCGGTTCTCGCAGAACCCGATGCGGCTGTTCGGCGGCTTGGGGGCCGTGGCGACGCTGCTGGGCGGAGCGATGGGCGTGGTTTCGCTCGCGATGAAGCTCTTCGGCGGCGCCGACCTGACGGGCAACCCGCTGCTCTACGCCGGCTGCTTCGCCGGCCTCGCCGGGTTGCAGCTGCTGCTGATGGGCATGATCGCCGAGATGGCGTCGCGCACGCTGTACGAGAGCCAAGGCTCACGTCCGTACGCGATCGAGTCGACCGCGGGCTTCGGCGCGCAAGAGCCGCTCCCCGGCCGCGCCGCCGCCTAAATAAGTGAACCGCCAAGACGCCAAGAAGGGTTACGCCCGTAGGCAACGCCCTCCGTGCGTTCCGAGCCCCGGCGGGTGAGCGTGTACCCGGCGCTTGCGAGCGCCGCAGTAGGGCGTTCCCTACAGTTTTTCGCACTTAGCGTCTTGGCGGTTGCCATAATTGCGGCACGCGATAACGAAGCCTAGAATCCGCTGCGTCGGATCCTCTCTCTTTGTGAAGGAGTCAGCGCATGTCGGTCTTCGCCCTCTGGTTGCCCATCTTGCTCGCCGGCTTGGCGACGCATGTCGCGAGTTTCCTGGCCTGGGTCGTGTTGCCGCACCACAAGCCGGAGTGGAAGGAGTTCCCGCACGAGGACGAGCTGCAAGACTGGCTCGCCGAGCGCAACGCGCCGCCCGATCAATACTTGCTGCCGATGTGCAGCGAGATGTCGGAAACGAAGACGTCCGAGTACGCCGCCAAGCTCGACAAGCCGCACGGCATGCTGCTGCTCTGGGGCCACAAGCCCAACATAGGCAAGAACATCGGCATGACGCTTGCCTACTTCTTGGTCGCGAGCTTCTGCCTCGGCTACTTGGCCACGCTGGCCCTGGCGCCCGGCGAGGGGTTCTTCCCGGTGTTCCGCTTCGTCACGACGGCCGGGATCATGACCTACTGCTTCGCGAAGATCCCGGGCGTCATCTGGTTCCGCCAGAAGGTTCTGATGGACCTGGTGGACGGCGCCGCTTACGCCGTGATCGCCGGAGTGATCTTCGCCGCGCTGTGGCCCGCGGCTGCGTGAGTCGCTAGACGCTAGACGCTAGTTGTGAGGCGCTAGATTGACGCGGCACAGTAATAGCTAGCGCCTAGCAACTAACGCCTTTCAACTGGCGGCGCCGTTCTCGAGCACGGGGGCCTGCTCGATCACGCGCATCGTGCGCCAATTGCCTTGCAGGAACCGCAGCAAGTAGACGACGCCCGTGATGAACACCCAGGCGGTGATGATCGCCCAGCAGCCCATCAGGCTGAACTCCCAGATCGCGACCGCCAGGTAGCTCATCACGCTCAGCAGCGACGCCATGACGAGGCTCACCAAGAGGATGTAGCGGGTGTCGCCGGCGCCCTTCAGGGCGTTGACGAACACCATCAAGAACGCGTCGAGCAGGTTGTAGGCGGCGACAAATCGCAGCAGCACAACCGAGGCGGCCCACACCGCGGCGTCGTGCCCGTCGAGGGTCGCGGGGTCAACCGAGAGGGGCGAGAGGCCAAAGAAGCCGGCGAGGAACAGCCCCGGCGTCGCGACGTATAGCGTCGAGACGAACGCCATGTAGATGAACGCCACGTGGAGCGTGGTCCACACGGCGCGGGCGGCCGTGCGGTCGCGATTCTCGCCCAGGTGCTGCCCCACCAGGATGCTGCCCGCCATGCTCAGGCCCCATACCGGCATGAACGCCAGTGTGCTGAC
This genomic window contains:
- a CDS encoding M1 family aminopeptidase, whose translation is MTLLSTIKHLTLLPLFASLLATSAAAYEEQCVCHFCQLAAQSASQSQADEEEPSPAPRRYAPDRLVDVLRIRIDVTPDFRERTLAAKTTIEFAPIAKPLGVLRLDAVDLSVESLTAEGAEVETYANDDREITIVFAEPVAVGQRASVTIAYTAEPKRGFYFRTPELGYPAEDEHVWTQGQTHEARHWFPCLDYPNERSATEVICRVPPSMTVVSNGRLAGEGIDGATGLKAVHWVQEKPHAAYLVCLAAGRFEKLEKTAGDVPLAFYTQPSLVEHAANSFEDSDKIISFFEREIGVDYPWDKYDQVTIRDFNSGGMENTSITTLTHRTIFTAATENIYTSRRLDAHEAAHQWFGDYVTCRDWSHLWLNEGFATYYAHLYEGEKYGRDALHYGLLRDADRSIFPQSSDTRPIVTREYENAWDQFDFRNYPKASWVLHMLRSRLGEKTYRAAIKNYLERYALTSVVTEDLVRELESASGLALGRFFDQWVYHGGHPVLRVKYKWLAKEKLAHVTVEQKQTTGDAVLLFRLPTKLRFVVQGDPVGRVVDHDIVIKDAKHDFYVALPKEPAVVRFDPEFTLLADVTFDKPQKLRERQLTQETDAIGRVLAAKRLGGKDNRKAVAALKRALGEDPFYGVRIAAAESLAETDTDAAFEALVASRRQGDARVRLAVVESIARCYRAEAVDRLIETVKTEPNPLIVAAAVRGLGQYTGAKAKGAVADALRRESFFNEIAAAAITAMGQQSNEETADAMFATLREREKEFSERQMRDLAVALAQVWKDRDDRSQVRLYLETMLRHVSQARRRAAAAALGELGDPASLPVLERLARAEDDRLAATAAASVKQLTEKTPAVPKEVQRLRESLRELSDDQAELSEKLEQLESKSEAG
- a CDS encoding NAD-dependent epimerase/dehydratase family protein, with amino-acid sequence MKHLITGAAGFIGAALSERLLSRGDEVVGADNINDYYDPALKHARLERLAAYPAFRFERSELADPHATAELFDPAKGCGGNYDTVVHLAAQAGVRYSIDEPHAYADSNLTAWLNVLQGCRHGQPERVVYASSSSVYGSRDTIGAGAGEPFAETDCVTRPASFYAATKMAGELMAHSYADLFGLDVAATRFFTVYGPWGRPDMALLKFTQAIHAGEPIPLFNAGKMHRDFTYIDDIVDGLEKLVDGVGSQGPGFREYNLGNGDPMPLGDLVSAIEKALGKPAKRNLLPMQAGDVPYTYADISKARRELGFEPKTLLDDGVARFVDWWLGYTGVSAPQRRAA
- a CDS encoding glycosyltransferase family 2 protein, with protein sequence MHVSVVVPIYNERDNVEPLCDALRNSLGPSAHDYELILVDDGSTDGTRERLRGLAAEREEVRLVELRRNYGQTAAMSAGLEFACRPGLPEGAVVTIDGDLQNDPADIPLVVDKLAEGYGMVHGWRRNRQDKWLSRKLPSLLANRLISWSTGFKCRDLGCTLKAIRRDIAADLRLYGEMHRFIPIMVHWHGARCTEIPTHHHPRLHGESKYGIGRTFGVLMDLVTIVYLTRFSQNPMRLFGGLGAVATLLGGAMGVVSLAMKLFGGADLTGNPLLYAGCFAGLAGLQLLLMGMIAEMASRTLYESQGSRPYAIESTAGFGAQEPLPGRAAA